TTGTAACTTTTTTTATAGTCACTTCATTAGTGGCAATAATATCCGGACTTTATATAGGTAAGGATAAAAGAATAGAAAATGCACTTGCCTCCGGTACAAGGCTTGAGTTCAATCTTGCTACGGACGAGATTACAGGGCTTATTCTTTTAACCGAGGATAAAACCGCCCCAAAAGATGGTAGCAATAACACCAAGTCGGGAAATGCAACCGAAGGTATAAAAGCAGTCGAAAATAAGCTTGCATGGTTAAATGAGGATTTCATAGGACCAAGAATGCCTCAGGCGTTTGTTGACGTCCTGATGGAAAGTGCGACTTCGGGTTTAAATATCAAAAAAGTTAAATTAAGCGAACTTAGTGATAAGCCTATAATAGTTGTTATACTCAAAGGTCTGGGGTTAAGTGCGTCTACTACCCAAAGTGCCATGGAACTGCCTAGTTCGGTTAATTTCGGGCTTTCTCCTTATTCTGCTACTATTAATGAATGGGCGGAAAAAGCGAAGCAACAGGGTAGGGAAGTAGTGCTGCATATACCGATGGAAACTAAAGACTACCGCTTGAATGATCCGGGACCATATGCACTTTTAACGCAGTCTTCAAAAGAAGATAATATTACGCGGCTTAATATGTTGCTAGGGCTGATAAAGGGATATGAAGCCGTTTACTCGGAAAAAGAGGAGGTGTTTACCCATACTCTTTCAAGTTCAAAGCCGGTATTGCAGGCTTTAAAAAGTAAAAGGAAGTTCCTTATATTCGGGGGTGGCTATGCGGATTTTTCACTGATACAGCTTGCCGATGAGCTGGAATACCCGCTACTTGTAAATGATTTTATATTAGATGACGATATATCGCAGGAAAGCATAAACGCTAAATTCAAGGAAATTGAAGAAGCGGCATTAGAAAAAGGGTATGTTGTGGTTATGGCACATCCGTATCCTATAACAATAAGGATGCTGGAAAGGTGGTTGCCCGAAGCTGAAGAAAGAGGGTTTTTCATCGCTCCTGTATCATTGTTACTTGGAAAACAAATTGTAAAAGAATAAAAGAGGGAAAAATTGGTTGACGTAAATAGTTTGCCATACCGTTATGGCGTTGGAATGATGTTGGTAAACAAGGATTCACAGGTTTTTGTCGGTAAAAGGATAGATACTTCAAGTGAGGCATGGCAGATGCCGCAAGGCGGTGTAGATAAGGGCGAAGATGAAAAAACGGCAGCCTTCAGAGAGTTGCAAGAAGAAGTGGGAACGGATAAAGCTGTTCTTATAGCACAAAGTGCCGATTATTATTATTACGACCTGCCTGAAGAACTGATACCCAATGTTTGGGGGGGTAAATTCCGTGGACAAAAACAAAGGTGGTTCGTATTCCTGTTCGAAGGAGATAACGACGATATAAATATCGCTACCGACCACCCGGAATTTTGTGAGTGGAAATGGATAAACGCAAATGACCTGCCTGATGTTATAGTGCCGTTCAAAAGAAAAATATATTCCGACATACTTGGTGAATTTTCAAACCTTATAGAAAAGATAAATGAATCGGACATCTAAATATACAAAAAAATATGCCGGTGTTAACAGATTGTCAGCCGGTTTAAATGCCGTTACAACTCCTTTGTTTAAAAAACGCGGATTTGCCGAAAATAAAATTATTACCGACTGGAACTATATTGTAGGCAAAGAGCTTGGCAATAGCAGCACTCCCAAACGAATAACGTTTAACAGAGATAAAAAAACCGACGGCACATTGACGGTTGAAGTATATGATAGCGGTATCGCTATGGAAATGACATATATGGAGCCGGTGCTTATAGAGAAGATATCGGTTTATTTCGGTTATAGGGCGATTTCACGCCTCAAGATTATGCAAAGACCCGGCGGACAGCCTCATCTTGATGAGGAGAGAAAAATACCCGTAAGAAATATATCGGACGATAAGAAAAAAGTGCTGGATAATTATCTGGAAGATATTGATGATGCGGAACTAAAAGAAGCATTGAAAAGCCTCGGTGTCGGGGTGATGTCGGATTATAGTAAATTATAAATTCATTTATGTCATTACCCGAGTTTCCGTAGGAAACTATAGGGCGATATCATGAGATTACCCTATAATTGCCTCCGGCAATTCGGGTAATGACGTTTATCTTATAGGATATGAACTTAGAATTTACTATAGTAGTAAAATAACATAAAAGTTTTACGGATATTTGCAAAATAAAGGATTTAAGTATATATAGTACTATAAAAAACTTTAGACGGAAAATAAATGACAAAAGATAAAAGACCAAAGCCGGTAGTTTTATGTATATTGGACGGCTGGGGAGAAGGAGAGGCGACTAGCGATAATGCTATAACAAGTGCTAATACTCCTTTTTGGGATAAGCTGGTAGCATCATGCCCTAAGTCATCGCTGAACACTTCGGGTTTAAGCGTAGGCTTGCCTGAAGGTCAGATGGGTAATTCGGAAGTGGGTCATATGAACATAGGCGGCGGACGCATAGTTATGCAGAGCTTGCCGAGGATTGATAAGGCATTTGCAGACGGTGAGCTTGAAAATGATAAGCAGCTAAACAAATTCATTGAGTCGGTGAAAGAGAAATCGGGAGATGTTCATATTATGGGGCTGATGTCCCCCGGCGGTGTGCATTCACACCAGATGCATATAGCAGGGCTTGCTAAAATAATCTCTAAAAAAGGCGTAGCTGTAAAAATACACGCATTCTTGGACGGAAGGGACGTACCTCCTGCAAGTGCTATAGAATATCTGAAAAATTTCAATAAAGAGATAGCAGGGTTTAAAGCTCAGGTGGTATCGGTGTGCGGGCGTTATTACGCTATGGACAGGGATAACCGCCGGGACAGGGTGAAACTTGCCTATGATGCTATGGCAAAGGCACAGGCAACAAAAGCCGCCTCTTTGGAAGATGCCATTGAAGAAAATTATAAGAAAGACGTTTATGATGAGTTCATAAAACCAATCGTTTTAAATGGTTATGAAGGAATGAAAGACGGTGACGGGCTGTTTATGGCAAATTTCCGTTCGGATAGGGCAAGGCAGATTCTTAACGCTTTTGTAACGCCTGATTTTGATGGGTTTGACAGGGGCGGGTTGATAGATTTTGCAGGCAGGATAGGCATGGTTGAATATTCGTCCGAGCTTACAAAATATGTCGATATATTGTTCAAGCCTATTGAACTGAAAAACAATCTTGGGCAGGTAATTGCCGATAATAATATGACCCAGCTAAGGATTGCTGAAACTGAAAA
The Alphaproteobacteria bacterium CG11_big_fil_rev_8_21_14_0_20_39_49 DNA segment above includes these coding regions:
- a CDS encoding RNA pyrophosphohydrolase, with product MVDVNSLPYRYGVGMMLVNKDSQVFVGKRIDTSSEAWQMPQGGVDKGEDEKTAAFRELQEEVGTDKAVLIAQSADYYYYDLPEELIPNVWGGKFRGQKQRWFVFLFEGDNDDINIATDHPEFCEWKWINANDLPDVIVPFKRKIYSDILGEFSNLIEKINESDI
- a CDS encoding phosphoglycerate mutase (2,3-diphosphoglycerate-independent) (catalyzes the interconversion of 2-phosphoglycerate and 3-phosphoglycerate), translated to MTKDKRPKPVVLCILDGWGEGEATSDNAITSANTPFWDKLVASCPKSSLNTSGLSVGLPEGQMGNSEVGHMNIGGGRIVMQSLPRIDKAFADGELENDKQLNKFIESVKEKSGDVHIMGLMSPGGVHSHQMHIAGLAKIISKKGVAVKIHAFLDGRDVPPASAIEYLKNFNKEIAGFKAQVVSVCGRYYAMDRDNRRDRVKLAYDAMAKAQATKAASLEDAIEENYKKDVYDEFIKPIVLNGYEGMKDGDGLFMANFRSDRARQILNAFVTPDFDGFDRGGLIDFAGRIGMVEYSSELTKYVDILFKPIELKNNLGQVIADNNMTQLRIAETEKYAHVTFFFNSGNEEKYKGEERIMVPSPNVGTYDMKPEMSAVEVTDKLVDAVNSGKFDLIVVNYANTDMVGHTGSYDAAVKAVETIDGCLERLVNAVENARGSILITADHGNSEQMKDDKTGQPHTSHTTNPVPLIMAGYGADKYKLKNGRLCDIAPTILNIMGIGQPEDMTGEVLFK